From Carya illinoinensis cultivar Pawnee chromosome 5, C.illinoinensisPawnee_v1, whole genome shotgun sequence, one genomic window encodes:
- the LOC122309428 gene encoding myrcene synthase, chloroplastic-like, which translates to MDLHLLTSLPSTNFTRVLLPSKTPISPKLVTSRSARGSTGTVPSAFKCKVTNEISSNSNVIVRRAGNYEPPIWHYDYIQSLRSDYAEESCTGQIEMLKEEVRIMLRKAVDPLLQLELIDNLQRLGLSYHFQSDIRVILESIYTNITSYQGAGIMCKKESLYSSALQFRLLRQHGYSMPQEIFNCFKNEFGSFEPSLCDDIKGILCLYEASFLLVEGESILDEARDFATKTLKEFVELNKDQNNLSTMVSHALELPLHWRMIRLEARWFIDLYRSREDMNPILLELAELDFNMLQAVHQEDLKQMSRWWRSTGLGENLSFARDRLVENFLWTVGMSFQPEFGYNRRILTKVNSLLTTIDDVYDVYGTLEELELFTDAVERWDTNAMEQLPYYMQMCFLSLHNSINEMAFDTLKQKGLNNVRYLKKAWLDVCKSYMLEARWYYSGYTPSFQEYIENAWVSIAAPVMLVHVYFSVTNPITKEALGCWEEYSNIVRWSSIILRLADDLGTSTDELERGDVPKSIQCYMNDTGASEEVAREYIRSLISTTWKKFNEERAANSPFSETFIEIAMNVARMAQCMYEHGDGHGIGNQETKDRVLALLIHPISLHK; encoded by the exons ATGGATCTTCATCTTCTTACTTCACTCCCTTCTACCAATTTCACAAGAGTACTGCTGCCATCTAAAACTCCCATCTCCCCGAAGCTTGTAACATCCAGATCAGCTAGAGGCAGTACTGGTACTGTCCCTAGTGCTTTTAAATGCAAGGTCACTAATGAGATCTCAAGCAATTCTAATGTTATTGTTCGACGAGCTGGGAATTACGAACCTCCCATTTGGCACTATGATTACATCCAATCCTTGAGAAGCGACTATGCG GAAGAATCATGTACCGGACAAATTGAGATGTTGAAGGAAGAGGTGAGGATAATGCTTCGCAAAGCGGTTGATCCTTTACTACAACTTGAGCTGATTGATAACCTGCAAAGGCTTGGATTATCTTATCACTTTCAGAGTGATATTAGAGTGATCTTGGAAAGTATATACACTAATATTACTAGTTATCAAGGTGCTGGTATCATGTGCAAGAAAGAGAGTTTATACTCCTCCGCTCTTCAATTTAGACTACTAAGACAACACGGATATAGCATGCCACAAG AGATTTTCAATTGCTTCAAGAATGAGTTTGGAAGTTTCGAGCCAAGTCTTTGTGATGATATCAAAGGAATTCTATGCTTGTATGAAGCCTCATTTCTTTTGGTAGAAGGTGAAAGTATCTTGGATGAAGCAAGAGACTTTGCAACTAAAACACTGAAAGAGTTTGTCGAACTAAACAAAGATCAAAACAACCTCTCTACTATGGTGAGCCATGCCCTCGAGCTTCCACTACATTGGAGGATGATAAGACTGGAAGCTAGGTGGTTCATTGATCTATATAGGAGTAGGGAAGATATGAACCCTATTTTGCTTGAGCTAGCTGAATTAGACTTCAACATGTTACAAGCAGTCCACCAAGAAGATCTAAAACAAATGTCAAG GTGGTGGAGAAGCACTGGTCTTGGAGAAAATTTGAGCTTTGCCAGGGATAGGTTGGTGGAAAATTTCCTATGGACAGTGGGAATGTCATTTCAGCCCGAGTTTGGATATAATAGGAGAATCCTAACAAAAGTCAATTCACTACTCACAACAATAGATGATGTATATGATGTATATGGCACTTTGGAGGAACTTGAGCTCTTCACAGATGCTGTTGAAAG ATGGGATACAAATGCAATGGAACAACTTCCTTATTACATGCAAATGTGTTTCCTTTCTCTCCACAATTCTATCAATGAAATGGCTTTCGACACACTCAAGCAGAAAGGATTGAACAATGTTCGATATCTTAAAAAAGCA TGGTTAGATGTATGTAAATCTTATATGTTGGAGGCAAGGTGGTACTACAGTGGATATACACCAAGCTTTCaagaatatattgaaaatgCATGGGTGTCAATAGCAGCACCAGTTATGTTGGTGCATGTTTATTTTTCAGTCACAAATCCAATAACAAAGGAAGCCTTGGGCTGTTGGGAAGAGTATTCGAATATAGTTCGTTGGTCATCAATTATTTTACGACTTGCAGATGATCTCGGAACATCTACG gATGAGTTAGAGAGAGGTGATGTTCCTAAATCGATCCAGTGTTATATGAATGATACCGGTGCTAGTGAAGAAGTTGCTCGTGAGTACATAAGGTCTTTGATTAGTACAACTTGGAAGAAGTTTAATGAAGAACGCGCTGCCAATTCTCCCTTCTCAGAAACATTTATTGAGATTGCAATGAACGTTGCAAGGATGGCCCAATGCATGTACGAGCATGGAGATGGGCATGGTATTGGAAACCAAGAAACTAAGGATCGTGTGTTAGCATTGCTGATTCATCCCATTTCTCTACATAAGTAA